Proteins from a single region of Fodinibius sp. Rm-B-1B1-1:
- a CDS encoding DegT/DnrJ/EryC1/StrS family aminotransferase → MKKAGARIYLSSPHMGGNEINYINDAFEKNWIAPLGENVDGFERDLQNYTGRAHAAVVTSGTAAIHLALMLCGVEAGDEVICQSLTFAASANPILYQGAKPVFVDSETTTWNMDPDLLEKAIQDRIRKKGTPKAIIVVHLYGMPAPMDRIIEVASKYNIPVIEDAAEALGSTLGDKKCGALGQFSVLSFNGNKIITTSGGGALLADDGEVINKARFIATQARDDAPHYQHSKLGYNYRMSNIVAGIGRGQMEVLDERVRVRRKNHQDYFDFLNGSWLDSNPENNSVGFTGYSDTGLYFLKEPERYVSNRWLTTLLVHPDETGGITNNDIRLALEAQNIESRLLWKPMHQQPLYEKYPYYGAGVSDQLFEYGLCLPSGSNLTDDQREEVCSAIKAVLSTKRVVV, encoded by the coding sequence ATGAAAAAAGCCGGTGCTCGTATTTACTTATCCTCACCGCATATGGGCGGTAATGAGATTAACTATATAAATGATGCTTTTGAGAAAAACTGGATTGCTCCATTGGGAGAAAATGTGGACGGTTTTGAACGAGATCTACAAAATTACACAGGTCGAGCACATGCTGCAGTCGTAACTTCGGGAACTGCTGCTATTCACTTGGCTTTAATGCTATGTGGGGTGGAGGCCGGGGACGAAGTTATCTGTCAATCATTAACATTTGCAGCATCGGCTAATCCTATTTTGTACCAAGGGGCAAAACCCGTATTTGTGGATTCGGAGACTACGACCTGGAATATGGATCCCGATTTGTTGGAAAAAGCTATTCAGGATCGTATCCGTAAAAAAGGGACTCCCAAAGCTATCATTGTAGTGCACTTGTATGGAATGCCCGCCCCAATGGATCGAATTATAGAAGTCGCAAGTAAATATAATATTCCAGTAATAGAAGATGCTGCAGAAGCGCTGGGATCTACATTGGGGGATAAAAAATGTGGGGCTTTGGGTCAATTTTCAGTGCTTTCTTTTAACGGAAATAAAATTATTACAACATCGGGAGGTGGTGCATTACTTGCCGATGATGGAGAAGTAATTAATAAAGCCCGGTTTATTGCTACACAGGCACGAGATGATGCTCCTCATTACCAGCATTCCAAGCTGGGTTATAATTATCGGATGAGTAATATTGTGGCAGGCATTGGCCGGGGACAGATGGAAGTGTTGGATGAACGGGTACGCGTTCGTCGAAAAAATCATCAAGATTATTTCGATTTCCTCAATGGAAGTTGGCTCGATTCTAATCCTGAAAATAACTCTGTAGGATTTACCGGATATTCTGATACGGGACTTTACTTTTTAAAGGAGCCGGAGCGTTATGTTAGCAATCGTTGGTTAACAACGCTGTTGGTACATCCCGATGAGACAGGAGGTATTACTAATAACGATATTCGTTTGGCTTTGGAGGCTCAAAACATTGAGTCGCGCTTGCTTTGGAAACCCATGCATCAACAACCGCTTTATGAGAAGTATCCTTATTACGGAGCAGGAGTGTCGGATCAACTCTTTGAATATGGATTATGTTTGCCTTCGGGCAGCAACCTTACTGATGATCAAAGGGAAGAGGTTTGTTCAGCAATAAAGGCTGTTCTCTCAACAAAACGAGTGGTCGTATAA
- a CDS encoding nucleoside-diphosphate sugar epimerase/dehydratase, whose protein sequence is MSSVTFETKPKYLNKYTRGIFLLVGDTASLFLSAVIVYGLLIPFGASQKAFPIAHTLIIVGSVLFGLIVFRMYMVNWRYTSLNDLGRIILGITLGGGIALGVAQFAVGMDSYEATFVTLVLSNAVLTVGGFRISKRMYYGLIKSQNKENKHAIIFGGESEGEQILRDILTNEQWKVSVYGIFDDRVMPGLLLHGVRILGGKESMFEYIKVHPVDQLIVAYPQYPKKDLKEIIDQVKTIRPEIDIKVLPSFHSLTDDPVGFEHVREISIEDVLGREPVEIDLHSIKESISDKIVLVTGGGGSIGSELVRQCANLKPAKLIALDIDETELFYIENEFKNKETRVIPCVASITDSRKIDKVLALYKPDIIFHAAAYKHVPMMESFPGEAIKVNVGGTRLLASLACKHDVERFIMVSTDKAVNPTNVMGATKRVAEEICMSYNGTCGTKFMSVRFGNVLGSRGSVVPLFINQIKNGGPVTITDPKMMRYFMTIPEAVLLVMQAGAIGNGGEVFVLDMGEPVKILDMAKELIRLHGLEPYRDIQIQITGLRPGEKLFEELLNAEEGVIETQHKEIFKAICSRKLSATMLETRIDQLFGALENQDSSSIRALLKSLVPTYSFKEKEGKRPSENLKKADEPLLIG, encoded by the coding sequence ATGAGTAGTGTAACATTTGAAACAAAGCCTAAATACTTGAATAAATATACGAGAGGGATATTTCTACTGGTGGGAGATACGGCTTCACTCTTTTTGTCAGCAGTGATTGTTTATGGATTGTTAATTCCATTTGGAGCATCACAAAAAGCATTTCCAATAGCTCATACCCTTATTATAGTCGGATCTGTATTGTTTGGATTAATTGTATTTCGGATGTATATGGTCAACTGGCGTTATACCAGTTTAAATGATCTGGGCCGGATTATTCTTGGCATTACGTTGGGCGGAGGTATTGCTTTAGGAGTGGCTCAATTTGCTGTTGGGATGGATAGCTATGAAGCAACCTTTGTAACACTGGTTTTATCTAATGCTGTTCTTACAGTTGGGGGATTTCGTATAAGCAAGCGAATGTATTACGGATTAATAAAATCTCAGAATAAAGAAAATAAACACGCCATAATATTTGGTGGTGAAAGTGAAGGTGAACAGATTTTGCGGGATATTTTGACGAATGAACAGTGGAAGGTATCAGTTTATGGTATTTTCGATGACCGCGTGATGCCAGGGTTATTATTACATGGTGTGCGTATTTTAGGAGGTAAAGAGAGTATGTTTGAATACATTAAAGTACATCCGGTAGATCAGCTTATCGTAGCATACCCACAGTATCCAAAGAAAGATTTGAAAGAGATTATTGATCAAGTAAAGACCATCCGACCCGAAATTGATATCAAAGTATTGCCCTCATTCCACTCGTTAACGGATGATCCGGTTGGCTTTGAGCATGTACGAGAGATCAGTATTGAAGACGTATTAGGACGTGAACCGGTAGAAATTGATTTGCACTCAATTAAAGAAAGCATCAGTGATAAAATAGTGTTGGTAACAGGGGGCGGGGGCTCTATTGGTAGTGAGCTGGTTAGGCAGTGTGCAAATTTAAAGCCTGCCAAGTTAATAGCGCTCGATATTGATGAAACAGAGTTATTCTATATTGAAAACGAGTTTAAAAACAAAGAAACAAGAGTTATCCCCTGTGTAGCAAGTATTACGGACAGTAGAAAAATTGATAAAGTGTTGGCATTGTATAAACCGGATATCATTTTTCATGCAGCAGCATATAAGCATGTTCCCATGATGGAAAGCTTTCCGGGAGAGGCAATTAAGGTTAATGTTGGTGGAACCCGTTTGTTGGCCTCGCTTGCTTGTAAGCATGATGTAGAACGATTTATTATGGTTTCTACAGATAAGGCCGTGAACCCGACCAATGTTATGGGAGCAACAAAACGAGTTGCCGAAGAAATCTGTATGTCTTATAACGGTACGTGCGGTACAAAATTTATGTCAGTACGTTTTGGAAATGTTTTGGGGTCTCGGGGATCTGTGGTACCACTTTTTATTAATCAGATAAAAAATGGTGGACCGGTAACGATTACTGATCCTAAGATGATGCGATATTTTATGACGATACCCGAAGCTGTATTGCTTGTGATGCAGGCTGGTGCTATTGGTAATGGGGGAGAGGTTTTTGTGCTTGACATGGGCGAACCAGTTAAGATACTCGATATGGCAAAAGAACTTATTCGCTTGCACGGACTTGAACCATATCGGGATATACAAATTCAAATTACGGGATTACGCCCCGGGGAAAAGTTGTTTGAAGAACTCTTAAATGCAGAAGAAGGAGTGATAGAAACACAGCATAAAGAAATATTTAAAGCCATATGTAGCCGGAAGCTTTCGGCTACAATGTTGGAGACCCGCATAGATCAACTTTTTGGAGCCCTTGAAAATCAAGATTCATCTTCAATACGGGCGTTACTAAAATCATTAGTGCCAACCTATTCCTTCAAAGAAAAAGAAGGAAAAAGGCCAAGTGAAAACCTCAAGAAGGCAGATGAACCATTATTGATAGGATAA